One window of Sulfurospirillum sp. 1612 genomic DNA carries:
- a CDS encoding J domain-containing protein, translating to MQILCSRNSISIHIIEDTKAFYFLQNLAEKKFAKTIGKKSKFIIFQQAEEHVQRRYFLKLISKMYASKNKNFTDTTLQSIQNSVDKNIKISLIKANQISQCINISMVFEEDFRVKFVFDTAPLLLINYLKIYFKDHATEYSYHDKTLTISPLASKTARLLSNLLEQKELLGAFVTFKYDKKRYSAYQKFLENKSYQDVIQDSLHQFLEEHYRVLGCVRTDSFKVVRAHYLKLAKKYHPDRFESTSRFLNKYYTKKFYHIQHAYNIIKLHHDHEKKSLFVA from the coding sequence ATGCAGATATTATGTTCTCGAAATTCTATATCAATTCACATCATAGAAGATACCAAAGCATTCTATTTTCTTCAAAATCTCGCGGAGAAAAAATTTGCAAAAACGATTGGTAAAAAATCTAAATTTATCATCTTTCAGCAAGCAGAAGAGCACGTCCAACGACGGTATTTTTTGAAATTGATTAGTAAAATGTATGCATCAAAAAACAAAAATTTCACAGACACCACACTGCAATCCATACAAAATTCTGTGGACAAAAACATCAAAATATCCTTAATTAAAGCCAATCAAATATCCCAATGTATCAATATCTCGATGGTGTTTGAGGAAGATTTTCGTGTCAAATTTGTTTTTGATACCGCTCCTTTGCTACTCATTAATTACTTAAAAATCTATTTCAAAGATCATGCCACAGAGTACTCTTATCATGATAAAACACTCACCATCTCACCGTTGGCTTCAAAAACTGCACGCTTGTTGAGTAATTTACTCGAACAAAAAGAGTTATTAGGCGCTTTTGTTACTTTTAAATATGATAAAAAACGATACAGTGCTTATCAAAAATTTCTAGAAAACAAATCCTACCAAGATGTCATACAAGATTCTCTACATCAGTTTTTAGAAGAGCATTATAGAGTCTTAGGATGTGTGAGAACCGATAGTTTCAAAGTAGTCAGAGCACATTATTTAAAATTAGCCAAGAAGTATCATCCTGATAGATTTGAATCAACCAGCCGCTTTTTGAATAAATACTATACGAAAAAATTCTATCATATTCAACATGCTTACAATATCATCAAACTGCATCATGATCATGAAAAAAAGAGTCTTTTTGTGGCGTAA
- the lptB gene encoding LPS export ABC transporter ATP-binding protein: MHTLKADKLMKSIKNTKIINEVSLEVKSGEIVGLLGPNGAGKTTMFYMICGIIKPDSGDIYLDNINITKMSMHKRSKEGIGYLPQESSIFKELSVEENLMLASEIVYDNQEEMESRVEKLLELLNIEPIRNRKGISLSGGERRRCEIARSLANQPKFLLLDEPFAGVDPIAVADIQAIVRDLVKFNIGVLITDHNVRETLGICNRAYVMKDGQLLASGNAEDVANDKLVKTHYLGEDFKF; this comes from the coding sequence GTGCATACACTAAAAGCCGACAAGCTGATGAAGTCTATCAAAAATACAAAAATTATCAATGAAGTTTCACTTGAAGTTAAAAGTGGAGAAATTGTAGGGCTTTTAGGACCCAATGGTGCTGGTAAAACCACCATGTTTTATATGATATGCGGCATCATCAAACCCGATAGCGGTGATATTTATCTTGATAATATCAATATTACCAAAATGTCAATGCACAAACGCTCTAAAGAGGGCATTGGATACTTGCCTCAAGAGTCGAGTATTTTCAAAGAATTAAGCGTAGAAGAGAATCTCATGTTGGCTTCAGAAATTGTTTATGATAATCAAGAAGAGATGGAATCACGCGTAGAAAAACTGTTAGAACTTTTGAATATTGAACCCATTCGAAACCGCAAAGGAATCAGCCTCAGCGGGGGAGAACGACGTCGCTGTGAAATCGCACGATCTTTGGCCAATCAACCAAAATTCCTACTTTTAGATGAACCATTTGCCGGAGTAGATCCCATCGCAGTGGCGGATATTCAGGCGATTGTACGTGATCTTGTGAAATTCAATATTGGTGTCTTGATTACCGATCATAATGTTCGAGAGACATTGGGTATTTGTAACCGAGCTTATGTCATGAAGGATGGACAGTTATTAGCTAGTGGTAATGCCGAAGATGTCGCCAATGACAAATTGGTCAAGACGCATTATCTTGGAGAAGATTTTAAATTTTAA
- a CDS encoding RNA-binding S4 domain-containing protein, with product MRIDKFLNSVNITKRRSISEDMCKSGVVSINDTVVKPAKMTKVGDIISVKYLDKIVRYEVLQIPQTKTIPKSAQSEYVKILN from the coding sequence TTGAGAATAGATAAATTTTTAAACAGTGTGAATATTACGAAAAGACGATCAATCTCTGAGGATATGTGTAAAAGTGGCGTCGTGAGCATCAATGACACGGTAGTGAAACCTGCTAAAATGACAAAAGTGGGGGATATTATTAGTGTAAAATATCTCGATAAAATCGTGCGATATGAAGTGTTACAGATACCACAGACCAAGACCATTCCCAAAAGTGCTCAAAGTGAGTATGTTAAAATATTAAATTAG
- the tsaE gene encoding tRNA (adenosine(37)-N6)-threonylcarbamoyltransferase complex ATPase subunit type 1 TsaE: protein MSQIHAICSLNTLDDFIDEVRTFLGDCRIILLQGDLASGKTTFVQKFAQHIGIKACVTSPTFSVQNEYENRLFHYDIYQNGTAAFIAQGLLEELDKEGWHLIEWGDAELEQILERYLLDYARITITKHDKDTRNYTCIH from the coding sequence ATGAGTCAGATACACGCCATTTGCTCTTTGAATACTTTGGATGATTTTATCGATGAAGTACGCACTTTTTTAGGCGATTGTCGTATCATTTTATTGCAAGGAGACCTCGCTAGTGGCAAAACGACTTTTGTACAAAAATTTGCACAACATATTGGTATTAAGGCGTGTGTGACATCGCCGACATTTTCAGTTCAAAATGAATATGAAAACCGACTGTTTCATTATGATATTTATCAAAATGGCACCGCTGCTTTTATTGCGCAGGGGTTATTAGAAGAACTCGATAAAGAGGGGTGGCATCTGATTGAATGGGGAGATGCCGAATTGGAGCAGATTTTAGAGCGTTATTTACTAGATTATGCTCGCATTACAATAACAAAACATGACAAAGATACAAGGAATTATACGTGCATACACTAA
- a CDS encoding PepSY domain-containing protein: MNIINCFVKGIISLSLIATFALAEGDHEAHDVSFQDLSMKSSIQLKQDTTEMQEQQHAKLGVSDIIPTLKSKFSGKITTVKLENIDGNLVYTVEVLAQDNSRSNVLIDAGNGKILAHQFNKKDHNHEESNDQENEHDDS; encoded by the coding sequence ATGAATATTATCAATTGTTTTGTAAAGGGTATTATCTCCCTTAGTTTAATCGCTACTTTTGCTTTGGCAGAAGGAGATCATGAGGCTCATGATGTTAGTTTTCAAGATTTGAGTATGAAAAGCTCTATTCAACTGAAGCAAGATACCACAGAAATGCAAGAGCAACAACACGCCAAACTTGGTGTCTCAGATATCATTCCGACACTAAAATCGAAATTTTCTGGTAAGATTACAACCGTAAAGCTAGAAAATATTGATGGAAACTTGGTCTATACAGTAGAAGTATTAGCACAAGATAATAGCCGTAGCAATGTCTTGATAGATGCCGGTAACGGCAAGATATTGGCACACCAATTCAATAAAAAGGATCATAATCATGAAGAAAGTAATGATCAAGAAAATGAACACGACGATAGCTGA
- a CDS encoding response regulator transcription factor yields the protein MKLLIIEDDAQILAFLKRGLLEDGYLVESATEGEEGLYMAMHHAYDIIVLDWMLPGKDGLEIIASLRAQYIKTPIIMLTAKDGIKDRVNGLRCGADDYVPKPFSYEELVARIEALHRRDVTQGSNTIEIGDLLINLNAKIVKKADETLELTAKEYELLLFLIKHKNAIVSNTMIESGLWGDEEYINSNVIQVTVYHLRKKIGKDLIKSYRGLGYKIEI from the coding sequence ATGAAGTTACTGATTATTGAAGATGACGCACAAATCCTCGCTTTTTTAAAGCGGGGATTGCTCGAAGATGGCTATTTGGTGGAGAGTGCAACAGAGGGAGAAGAGGGACTTTATATGGCCATGCATCATGCTTATGACATCATCGTGCTCGATTGGATGCTCCCTGGCAAAGATGGTCTGGAAATCATCGCCTCCCTACGGGCTCAATACATCAAGACGCCCATCATCATGCTCACGGCAAAAGACGGTATCAAAGACCGCGTCAATGGACTGCGGTGTGGTGCGGATGATTACGTGCCCAAACCCTTTTCTTATGAAGAACTAGTAGCAAGAATTGAGGCATTACACCGAAGAGATGTGACACAAGGCTCTAATACGATTGAAATTGGAGATTTACTTATCAATCTCAATGCGAAAATCGTAAAAAAAGCGGATGAGACGCTAGAACTCACAGCCAAAGAGTATGAATTACTGCTCTTTTTAATCAAACACAAAAATGCCATTGTTTCTAATACGATGATAGAGAGTGGTCTTTGGGGAGATGAAGAGTATATCAATAGCAATGTCATTCAAGTGACGGTGTATCACTTGCGTAAAAAAATCGGCAAAGATTTGATTAAAAGCTACCGAGGGTTGGGGTACAAAATTGAAATTTAA
- a CDS encoding argininosuccinate synthase has translation MKKNVKKVVLAYSGGLDTSIILKWLQDEFNCEVVTFTADIGQGEELEPARKKALQLGIKPENIFIEDLKEEFVRDYVFPMFRANTIYEGEYLLGTSIARPLIAKRQAEIAALTGADAVSHGATGKGNDQIRFELGYLSMNSDLTIIAPWREWDLNSREKLMAYAQKNGITIEKKGNKSPYSMDANLLHISYEGLILEDPNAKPDDDMWRWTCSPQEAPNESETIEIEYEKGDPVALNGKRLSPATMLKTLNDLGGKHGIGRIDIVENRFVGMKSRGCYETPGGTIMLKAHRAIESITLDKEAAHFKDELMPRYATTIYNGFWFAPEREMMQAAIDKSQENVNGTVRLELYKGNVTVVGRSSEKNNLFNEEFCTFEADEVYNQKDAGGFIKLNALRFIISGKNKKAHEKR, from the coding sequence ATGAAAAAAAATGTAAAAAAAGTCGTTTTAGCGTATTCTGGAGGATTGGATACGAGTATTATCTTAAAATGGCTACAAGATGAATTTAACTGTGAAGTCGTCACATTCACAGCAGATATCGGACAAGGAGAAGAGTTAGAGCCTGCTAGAAAAAAGGCACTTCAACTCGGTATTAAACCTGAAAATATTTTTATCGAAGATTTAAAAGAAGAGTTTGTAAGAGATTATGTTTTTCCTATGTTTAGAGCCAATACAATTTATGAGGGTGAGTATCTATTAGGTACCTCAATCGCAAGACCTTTGATTGCAAAAAGACAAGCTGAGATTGCCGCCTTAACAGGTGCTGATGCCGTCAGTCATGGGGCAACGGGAAAAGGCAACGATCAAATCAGATTTGAATTGGGATATTTGAGTATGAACTCAGATCTTACGATTATTGCACCATGGAGAGAGTGGGATCTTAATTCACGAGAAAAACTCATGGCTTATGCACAAAAAAATGGTATTACTATTGAGAAAAAAGGCAATAAATCTCCTTATTCTATGGATGCAAACTTACTTCACATCTCGTATGAAGGTTTGATACTAGAAGATCCAAATGCCAAACCAGACGATGATATGTGGCGCTGGACCTGCAGTCCACAAGAGGCTCCTAATGAGAGTGAAACCATAGAAATAGAATATGAAAAAGGGGACCCTGTCGCACTCAATGGCAAAAGATTAAGCCCTGCTACGATGTTAAAAACGCTCAACGACCTCGGCGGCAAACATGGTATCGGCAGAATTGACATTGTTGAAAACCGTTTTGTCGGTATGAAAAGTCGTGGCTGTTATGAGACACCCGGTGGTACGATTATGCTCAAAGCACATCGCGCTATAGAGAGTATTACCCTAGACAAAGAAGCAGCGCACTTCAAAGATGAATTAATGCCACGTTATGCGACGACGATTTATAATGGATTTTGGTTTGCACCTGAGCGCGAGATGATGCAAGCGGCGATTGATAAATCACAAGAAAATGTCAATGGAACAGTCCGACTCGAACTCTACAAAGGCAATGTGACCGTAGTGGGTAGAAGTTCAGAAAAAAATAATCTCTTTAATGAAGAGTTTTGTACGTTTGAAGCCGATGAAGTATACAACCAAAAAGATGCAGGCGGATTTATCAAGCTCAATGCACTACGATTTATCATCAGTGGCAAAAATAAAAAAGCTCATGAAAAACGATAA
- the trpD gene encoding anthranilate phosphoribosyltransferase — MFEVPKENFQKIFTNEMGFDEARAYLIDIYKRGETAEEIAAATEVMREHSIKLILPEALRDKLIDIVGTGGDKSNSFNISSTVSLLLPTFGCFVAKHGNRAITSKSGSADMLEAIGINLDLDTQKQTKMLSECGFAFLFAINHHPAMKYIMPLRRSIEHRSIFNILGPLTNPAGAKKYLIGVFSDAFLNRIIVGLSMLDTTSAVAISSRDKMDEISISDITYATMLKDNRTKDFIIDPQEYGIKLAPRESIVGGSAKDNAQITYNILKGEENGPKRDIVLLNTAMALVVDDKARDIQEGIEMARDSIDSHKAFKKLEEIIKVSNTI; from the coding sequence ATGTTTGAAGTACCAAAAGAAAATTTTCAAAAAATATTTACCAATGAAATGGGTTTTGATGAAGCAAGAGCCTATTTGATTGATATTTACAAAAGAGGGGAGACAGCCGAAGAGATTGCTGCGGCCACTGAGGTCATGCGTGAACATTCAATCAAGCTGATTCTCCCCGAAGCATTGCGTGATAAACTAATCGATATTGTCGGTACTGGTGGTGATAAGAGTAATAGCTTTAACATCTCCAGTACGGTTTCACTGTTACTGCCGACATTTGGATGTTTTGTTGCCAAACACGGTAATCGTGCGATTACCAGTAAATCAGGAAGTGCTGATATGCTTGAAGCCATTGGCATCAATCTAGACCTTGATACCCAAAAACAGACGAAAATGTTGAGTGAGTGCGGGTTTGCATTTTTATTTGCAATCAATCATCATCCTGCGATGAAATACATCATGCCCCTTCGTAGAAGTATCGAACATCGAAGCATTTTTAATATCCTAGGACCCCTAACAAATCCAGCCGGCGCTAAAAAATATCTTATCGGTGTCTTTAGTGATGCCTTTCTCAATCGCATTATCGTAGGACTTAGTATGCTAGATACAACCAGTGCGGTAGCGATTAGTAGTCGTGATAAGATGGATGAGATTAGTATCTCAGATATTACCTATGCGACCATGCTCAAAGATAATCGTACGAAGGATTTTATCATTGATCCACAAGAGTATGGCATCAAGTTAGCCCCTCGCGAATCAATTGTCGGAGGCAGTGCGAAAGATAATGCCCAAATTACTTATAACATTTTAAAAGGCGAAGAGAACGGCCCAAAACGTGATATCGTACTACTCAATACCGCGATGGCGCTTGTGGTGGATGACAAAGCACGAGACATACAAGAGGGTATCGAGATGGCAAGAGATTCTATTGATAGCCATAAGGCTTTCAAAAAACTCGAAGAAATTATAAAAGTTTCCAATACGATATGA
- a CDS encoding RNA polymerase factor sigma-54, with product MKLRVNTELATKQKLSSTLRSWLPILQSDLESLQETLEPFVQENPFIEVKAGQEKVAPQYQKKSFFEQVSKDSVSTIIEALSVDKKSLYEVLYEQINPPLFPTQISQNIAYDILENIDHEGYFDVTMQRQIAEKNHCDIATVDKIRKRFAYLSPSGVGALDFKESFLFQLEELEVEDATYKLVCKIMENFEAVESFASDPNFNNALKILKKFKNPPAIDFMEENTLIIPDIFIFNTDGNIEVRLNDAYYPDILLDTTGLDDKEEFVSKKIKEAKDLIDALEMRKATLYKIGLLIVEYQYDFFFGSAIKPMKLKDLAVELGRNQSTISRAISGKYISCDRGVIPLKHFFATAVEENLSNSAIKDYMCELVKYEDRKKPLSDMKLLEAIEKKFGIKIVRRTITKYRQQFNIAGSSERKKLYALKCL from the coding sequence GTGAAATTAAGAGTAAACACAGAGCTTGCCACCAAACAAAAACTCTCATCTACTCTTAGGAGTTGGTTGCCAATTTTACAATCAGATCTTGAATCACTACAAGAGACGCTTGAGCCCTTCGTTCAAGAAAATCCTTTTATTGAAGTCAAAGCAGGCCAAGAAAAAGTCGCCCCGCAATATCAGAAAAAAAGTTTTTTTGAACAAGTTTCAAAGGATTCAGTTTCTACTATTATAGAGGCATTAAGTGTTGATAAAAAGTCCTTATATGAGGTGCTTTATGAACAAATTAATCCACCGCTTTTCCCGACACAAATCTCTCAAAATATTGCGTATGATATTTTAGAAAATATTGATCATGAGGGATATTTTGATGTCACGATGCAAAGGCAAATAGCTGAAAAAAATCATTGTGATATCGCTACTGTTGACAAAATACGCAAAAGGTTTGCGTATCTCTCACCATCAGGCGTGGGAGCTTTGGATTTTAAAGAATCTTTCTTATTTCAACTTGAAGAGTTGGAAGTCGAAGATGCGACCTACAAGCTTGTTTGTAAGATTATGGAGAATTTTGAAGCCGTTGAGTCTTTTGCTTCAGACCCCAATTTCAATAATGCGCTAAAAATTTTGAAAAAATTCAAAAATCCTCCGGCTATTGATTTTATGGAAGAAAATACCCTTATTATCCCTGATATTTTTATTTTCAATACCGACGGTAATATTGAAGTGCGATTAAATGATGCCTATTATCCTGATATATTACTAGACACAACAGGACTTGATGATAAAGAAGAATTTGTCTCCAAAAAAATCAAAGAAGCCAAAGATTTGATTGATGCTTTAGAGATGCGCAAAGCAACGCTTTATAAGATTGGGCTGTTGATTGTAGAGTATCAATATGACTTTTTCTTTGGTTCTGCCATCAAACCGATGAAACTCAAAGACCTCGCTGTGGAATTAGGGCGAAATCAATCGACAATCTCGCGCGCGATATCGGGTAAATATATCTCTTGTGACCGGGGTGTTATTCCTTTAAAACACTTCTTTGCCACAGCCGTTGAAGAAAACCTCTCCAACAGTGCAATCAAAGATTATATGTGCGAACTGGTCAAATATGAAGATCGTAAAAAACCACTCAGCGATATGAAACTCTTAGAAGCGATAGAAAAAAAGTTTGGCATCAAAATCGTGCGACGTACCATCACAAAATATCGCCAACAATTCAATATCGCAGGCTCATCGGAGCGCAAAAAACTTTATGCGTTAAAATGCCTGTAA
- a CDS encoding rhodanese-like domain-containing protein — protein MKNDKLEAIKTRVFSSANASSADLEALLASRANKEIDFHLIDIREILEYTDQSIVGTDYLFPTTLLHVHIETLETLKHDPIILYCRTGNRTGHVLAILKQQMGFTKIAHLTDGIVAYRGEKCSHAKIPNKL, from the coding sequence ATGAAAAACGATAAACTTGAAGCCATAAAAACGCGTGTTTTTTCTTCTGCAAATGCAAGCAGTGCGGACTTGGAAGCATTGCTTGCATCACGCGCAAATAAAGAGATTGATTTTCACTTAATTGATATTAGAGAAATCCTAGAATATACGGACCAGAGTATTGTCGGTACGGATTATTTATTTCCCACAACATTGTTGCATGTTCACATTGAGACATTAGAAACGTTGAAACATGACCCGATTATTTTGTATTGTCGTACCGGCAATCGAACCGGTCATGTACTGGCAATCTTGAAGCAACAGATGGGATTTACCAAGATTGCCCATCTAACAGATGGCATTGTGGCGTATCGCGGAGAAAAGTGTAGCCACGCAAAAATTCCCAATAAATTATAA
- the hslU gene encoding HslU--HslV peptidase ATPase subunit gives MNLKPKEIVEYLNEYIIGQFEAKKSIAVALRNRYRRLKLEKDMQEEVMPKNILMIGSTGVGKTEIARRMAKMMGVPFIKVEASKYTEVGFVGRDVESMVRDLMVASFNLVRAQHREKNKDTIMTHVEKEIIEKLLPPLPKGASEEKKHDYQRSYEKMRQKFRDNELDDLEIEIEISNANSDMSDSSLPPEIVKVQESFIKILGSNQKNIKKTIKVKDAKEALKNEVSEKLLDNEAIKNEAKDRAENGGIIFIDEIDKVAVSSHSSNRSDPSKEGVQRDLLPIVEGSDVNTKYGIIKTDHILFIAAGAFHLSKPSDLIPELQGRFPLRVELSSLSETILYKILTQPKNSLLKQYQALLKTEDVDLVFEDDAIKAIAKISQITNEKTEDIGARRLHTVIEKVLEDISYSADEFAGQQVRVTKELIHEKLDDIVEDEDSSRYIL, from the coding sequence ATGAATTTAAAACCAAAAGAGATTGTAGAGTATCTTAATGAGTATATTATCGGTCAATTTGAAGCCAAAAAATCAATAGCCGTAGCATTGAGAAATCGATACAGACGATTAAAACTTGAAAAAGATATGCAAGAAGAAGTCATGCCTAAGAACATCCTCATGATAGGATCAACCGGGGTAGGAAAGACAGAAATCGCAAGACGCATGGCTAAGATGATGGGCGTTCCGTTTATCAAAGTCGAAGCGAGCAAATACACAGAAGTGGGTTTTGTCGGAAGAGATGTGGAATCTATGGTAAGAGACTTGATGGTCGCTTCATTTAATTTGGTTCGAGCACAGCACCGAGAAAAGAATAAAGATACCATCATGACACATGTCGAAAAAGAGATTATAGAAAAACTATTGCCACCTTTACCTAAAGGTGCGAGTGAAGAAAAAAAGCATGATTATCAACGCAGTTATGAAAAAATGCGCCAAAAATTCAGAGATAATGAATTGGACGATTTGGAAATTGAAATTGAAATTTCAAATGCCAATAGCGATATGTCAGACTCATCATTGCCACCAGAAATTGTCAAAGTTCAAGAATCTTTTATAAAAATACTCGGTTCAAATCAAAAAAACATCAAAAAAACTATCAAAGTCAAAGATGCTAAAGAGGCATTGAAAAATGAAGTCAGTGAAAAACTTCTCGATAATGAAGCCATTAAAAACGAAGCCAAAGACCGAGCAGAAAACGGTGGTATTATCTTTATAGATGAAATCGATAAAGTTGCGGTCAGTTCACACTCTTCTAATCGAAGCGACCCAAGCAAAGAAGGCGTTCAGCGCGATCTATTGCCAATCGTAGAAGGTAGCGATGTGAATACAAAATATGGTATTATCAAAACCGATCATATCCTATTTATTGCAGCGGGTGCTTTTCATCTAAGCAAACCGAGTGATTTGATTCCAGAACTCCAAGGAAGATTTCCATTGCGCGTAGAGCTGAGTTCGCTGAGTGAAACGATTCTTTACAAGATATTAACCCAACCAAAAAATTCACTTTTAAAACAATATCAAGCACTCTTAAAAACTGAAGATGTTGATTTGGTCTTTGAAGATGATGCCATCAAAGCCATCGCAAAAATTTCACAAATCACTAACGAAAAGACCGAAGACATTGGAGCACGAAGACTCCATACTGTCATAGAAAAAGTCTTAGAAGATATTAGCTATAGCGCAGATGAATTTGCAGGACAGCAAGTTCGTGTCACAAAAGAATTAATTCATGAAAAACTCGATGATATTGTTGAAGACGAAGATAGCAGTAGGTACATATTATAA
- the hslV gene encoding ATP-dependent protease subunit HslV encodes MFEATTILACRGDKKAVIGGDGQVTFGNSVLKSNATKIRKLYNGKILAGFAGSTADAFNLFDMFEGILEQKKGDLYKSVIEFSKEWRKDKMLRRLEAMMIVLNTKHIFILSGTGDVVEPEDGKIAAIGSGGNFAISAARALDRHAHLDEETLVKESLNIAGELCIYTNNNIKLFSLEDK; translated from the coding sequence ATGTTTGAAGCCACAACAATATTAGCATGCCGTGGAGACAAGAAAGCCGTCATCGGCGGAGACGGACAAGTCACATTTGGCAATAGTGTCCTAAAGAGTAATGCCACCAAAATCAGAAAATTATATAATGGAAAAATCCTTGCTGGATTTGCCGGAAGTACCGCTGATGCCTTTAATCTCTTTGATATGTTTGAAGGAATTTTGGAACAAAAAAAAGGGGATTTATACAAATCTGTCATAGAATTTTCAAAAGAGTGGCGCAAAGATAAGATGCTACGCCGTCTTGAAGCGATGATGATCGTACTCAACACCAAACATATTTTTATATTAAGCGGCACCGGCGATGTCGTCGAACCAGAAGATGGTAAAATCGCAGCGATTGGCAGTGGTGGAAACTTTGCCATTTCAGCAGCGCGTGCACTCGATCGTCACGCCCATCTTGATGAAGAAACACTGGTCAAAGAGAGCCTAAATATCGCAGGAGAACTTTGTATCTACACCAATAACAATATTAAATTATTTTCACTTGAGGACAAATAG
- the rplI gene encoding 50S ribosomal protein L9: MKVLLIKDVKSLGKKGEIKEVKDGYGRNFLIGKGLALHATNEVLRKYEADQKRKAEAEAEEIETLTKLKEDLANKKLVITRKLGANGSLFGAVTKDEISQELFSQHQVKIDKKQIEMDKAIKTTGDFTISAKLGHGIHADLTLEIIGE, encoded by the coding sequence ATGAAAGTATTATTAATTAAAGATGTTAAATCCCTCGGAAAAAAAGGGGAGATTAAAGAAGTCAAAGATGGTTATGGAAGAAACTTTTTAATCGGCAAAGGTTTGGCACTTCATGCTACCAATGAAGTACTTAGAAAATATGAAGCCGACCAAAAAAGAAAGGCTGAAGCCGAAGCTGAAGAGATTGAAACATTGACCAAATTAAAAGAAGATTTGGCCAATAAAAAACTTGTTATTACACGCAAGTTAGGAGCCAATGGCAGTCTTTTTGGTGCCGTCACAAAAGATGAAATCTCTCAAGAACTTTTCAGTCAACACCAAGTCAAAATTGACAAAAAACAGATAGAAATGGATAAAGCCATCAAAACAACGGGAGATTTTACAATTTCTGCAAAATTAGGTCATGGTATCCATGCAGATTTGACCTTAGAAATCATCGGGGAGTAA